ATCGTTCTGAGAGCCGGTGCGCAGGGTTTTGGTGTGCTCCACCATGGCGGCGACGACGTCGTCGTGCACGGAGTCCTCCACCAGCACGCGCGTGATCGCGGTGCAATCCTGGCCTGCGTTGAAGAATGCGAACTCGGCGATCGCCGCAGCACTCTTCTTGATGTCGGCGTCCTTGAAGACGATGGCCGGCGCCTTGCCGCCAAGCTCCAGGTGGGCACGCTTGAGGCCCTTGGCGGCACCGGAGGCCACAGCGATGCCGGCACGGACGGAGCCGGTGATGGACACGAGGCCGGGCACCTTGTGGTCAATCATCAGGGCACCGGTCTCACCGGTGCCGAGCACAACGTTCAGGACGCCGGCGGGCAGGATGTCCCCTGCGAGGCGGGCCAGCACCAGCGTGGATTCGGGGGTGGTGTCCGAGGGCTTGAGGACCACGGTGTTGCCGGCGGCGAGCGCCGGGCCGATCTTCCAGATGGCCATCAGGAAGGGGTAGTTCCAGGGCGCAACCTGGGCCACGACGCCAATGGGTTCGCGGCGGACATAGGAGGTGTGCCCCTCGAAGTATTCGCCGGCGGACTTGCCTTCAAGGATGCGGGCTGCGCCGGCAAAGAAACGGAGCTGGTCGGCGCCGGCCGCCACTTCCTCGGAGGCGATCAAGGAGCGCACCTGGCCGGTATTGCGGTGCTGGGCCTCCACGAGCTCCTCGCTGTTGGCCTCGACGGCGTCGGCGAGCTTGAGGAGCATGAGCTGGCGCTGCCCGGGGGTGACGTGCTTCCAGGTCCTGAAGGCGTCCTTGGCTGCGGTCATCGCGGCGTCCACATCGGCCTGCACGGAGACGGGCGACTGCGCCACCACTTCCCCGTTGGTTGGGTTCACGATATCCAGCAGGGTGGTGCCGGCAGGGGTGACGAACTTCCCGTTGATGAAGTTCTGCAGGGTCTGGACCACGGTGTGCAACCTCTTTCGTAGGGGCCACCCGCGCCCGGGCGGAGTTCGGAGCGGATGGATGGAACTGCCTTGAGCCTATGCCAGCCCCCTTGCGCAGTGAATAGCCACCTGCACACCCTTCAGGGAACTGTTTAGTGCGGTTGCCCAGCGCCCGTTTATCCTTGACCCATGGCCATTTCCCTTGCCGCCCTGCTGGGCGTGAACTCCCTGAAGCTGTCCAAGGCCGGGGTGGCCGAGACCACCTGGCATCAGGACATCAACTGGGTGGCAGTCACGGAGTTGGAGGATCCGCACCGGTTCCTCAACGGCGGGGAACTGATCCTCACCACAGGCCTGCGCCTGCGGTCCGCGCCGGAGCAGCGGCGCTTTGTCCGGCAGGTGCAGCGCGCCGGTGCCGTGGGCATCGGCTTCGGCGTGGGCCTCTCGCACGAGACGGTCCCCCAGGCCCTGCTGGCGGAGGCGAACCGGTGGGGCCTGCCGGTGGTGGAGGTTCCCTACGAGACGCCGTTCATTGCCATCGGCAAGCTGGTGGCCGATGCCCAGTCCGCGGACCACTACGCCAAACTCGAGCGGCTGATCGCCGGGCACCAGGTGCTGGCCCGGGCCCTGCTGACCGGTGGCGGGCTCGCCGAACTCCTCAAGCACCTGGGCAGCATGCTGCGCACCGATGTTGCCCTCACCCAGTT
The Arthrobacter sp. PGP41 genome window above contains:
- a CDS encoding gamma-aminobutyraldehyde dehydrogenase, with the translated sequence MVQTLQNFINGKFVTPAGTTLLDIVNPTNGEVVAQSPVSVQADVDAAMTAAKDAFRTWKHVTPGQRQLMLLKLADAVEANSEELVEAQHRNTGQVRSLIASEEVAAGADQLRFFAGAARILEGKSAGEYFEGHTSYVRREPIGVVAQVAPWNYPFLMAIWKIGPALAAGNTVVLKPSDTTPESTLVLARLAGDILPAGVLNVVLGTGETGALMIDHKVPGLVSITGSVRAGIAVASGAAKGLKRAHLELGGKAPAIVFKDADIKKSAAAIAEFAFFNAGQDCTAITRVLVEDSVHDDVVAAMVEHTKTLRTGSQNDEDNYFGPLNNINHFNAVSSVVENLPANCRIEIGGHRAGEKGYFFEPTIVTGARQSDDIVQKETFGPVITVQKFSTEEEAVELANDVDYALASSVWTTNHGTAMRLSRDLDFGAVWINTHILLTAEMPHGGFKQSGYGKDLSMYGVEDYTRIKHVMSALDA